A portion of the Polaribacter cellanae genome contains these proteins:
- a CDS encoding pyridoxal-phosphate dependent enzyme yields the protein MKYAKNILETIGNTPLVQLNSVTKEVDALVLAKVETFNPGNSVKDRMALKMIEDAEADGRLQPGGTIIEGTSGNTGMGLALAAIVKGYKCIFVISDKQSKEKMDILRAVGAEVIVCPTNVEPSDPRSYYSVSKRLGTETPNSWYVNQYDNPSNATAHYEQTGPEIWEQTEGKITHFVVGVGTGGTVSGVAKYLKEKNPDIKIWGVDTYGSVFKKYHETGIFDENEIYPYITEGIGEDILPKNVDFSLIDGFTKVTDKDAAVYTRKIAKEEGIFVGNSAGSAIKGLLQLKHHFTKDDVVVVLFHDHGSRYVGKMFNDDWMRDRGFLEEDIKTAADLVKNDEKRTLVTVQTEELVSHAIERMRDFKISQIPVKDVNGFVGSIDESVLLHNFIADKNIADKPIKDIMGNPYPIVKKSAKLDAISKLITKENQAVLVDLENGNYHIITKYDIISAM from the coding sequence ATGAAATACGCAAAAAATATATTAGAAACCATTGGAAATACGCCTTTGGTACAATTAAATTCAGTTACAAAAGAGGTAGATGCTTTGGTGTTGGCGAAAGTAGAAACGTTTAACCCAGGAAATTCCGTAAAAGATAGAATGGCGTTAAAAATGATTGAAGATGCAGAAGCAGATGGACGTTTACAACCTGGAGGTACCATTATCGAAGGAACTTCTGGAAACACAGGAATGGGTTTGGCTTTGGCAGCAATTGTAAAAGGTTACAAATGTATTTTTGTAATATCGGACAAGCAATCGAAAGAAAAAATGGACATTTTACGTGCTGTGGGTGCAGAAGTAATTGTGTGTCCAACAAATGTAGAACCAAGCGATCCTCGTTCTTATTATTCAGTTTCTAAACGTTTAGGAACAGAAACGCCTAATTCTTGGTATGTGAATCAGTATGACAATCCAAGTAATGCGACTGCACATTATGAGCAAACTGGACCAGAAATTTGGGAACAAACTGAGGGGAAAATCACGCATTTTGTAGTGGGTGTTGGAACTGGAGGAACAGTTTCTGGAGTTGCAAAATATTTGAAAGAGAAAAACCCCGATATTAAAATTTGGGGAGTAGATACCTATGGTTCTGTATTTAAAAAATATCACGAAACTGGTATTTTCGACGAGAACGAAATTTACCCATACATTACAGAAGGAATTGGAGAAGATATTTTACCAAAAAATGTCGATTTTTCTCTAATTGACGGTTTTACAAAAGTAACTGATAAAGATGCTGCTGTTTACACAAGAAAAATAGCCAAAGAAGAAGGAATTTTTGTTGGGAATTCTGCAGGTTCTGCCATCAAAGGATTGTTGCAATTGAAACATCATTTTACGAAAGACGATGTTGTTGTGGTGTTGTTTCACGATCATGGAAGTAGATATGTGGGTAAAATGTTTAACGACGATTGGATGCGAGATAGAGGTTTTCTAGAAGAAGATATTAAAACTGCTGCAGATTTGGTAAAAAATGATGAAAAAAGAACCTTGGTAACTGTGCAAACAGAAGAATTGGTTTCGCACGCCATTGAAAGAATGCGCGATTTTAAAATTAGTCAAATTCCTGTAAAAGATGTTAATGGTTTTGTGGGTTCTATTGACGAATCTGTTTTGTTACATAATTTTATTGCCGATAAAAATATTGCAGATAAGCCAATTAAAGATATTATGGGAAACCCATATCCTATTGTAAAAAAATCGGCAAAATTAGATGCCATTTCTAAGTTGATAACAAAAGAAAATCAGGCTGTTTTGGTGGATTTAGAGAATGGGAATTATCATATTATTACAAAGTACGACATAATTAGTGCAATGTAA
- the lipA gene encoding lipoyl synthase, whose product MAVDSVILPERPKKPKWLRVKLPVGKKYTELRGLVDKYKLNTICTSGSCPNMGECWGEGTATFMILGNICTRSCGFCGVKTGRPETVEWDEPEKVARSIKIMSIKHAVITSVDRDDLKDGGSIIWAETVDAIRRANPNTTLETLIPDFQGNTKQIDRIIEVHPEVVSHNMETVRRLTREVRIQAKYDRSLGVLKYLKENGMRTKTGLMLGLGETEEEVIQTMKDLREVNCDIITIGQYLQPTKKHLPVKEFITPEQFKKYETLGLEMGFMYVESGALVRSSYKAHKHAI is encoded by the coding sequence ATGGCTGTAGACTCTGTAATCCTTCCTGAAAGACCCAAAAAACCAAAATGGTTGCGTGTAAAATTACCAGTTGGTAAAAAATATACAGAATTAAGAGGTTTGGTAGACAAATACAAACTAAACACTATTTGTACAAGCGGAAGTTGCCCAAATATGGGCGAATGTTGGGGAGAAGGAACTGCAACATTTATGATTCTTGGAAACATTTGTACACGTTCTTGTGGTTTTTGTGGTGTAAAAACAGGAAGACCAGAAACTGTAGAATGGGATGAGCCAGAAAAAGTGGCACGCTCAATTAAAATTATGAGCATTAAACATGCTGTAATTACTTCTGTAGATAGAGACGATTTAAAAGATGGTGGTTCTATTATTTGGGCAGAAACTGTAGATGCAATTCGTAGAGCAAACCCAAATACAACTTTAGAAACTTTAATTCCAGATTTTCAAGGAAATACAAAACAAATAGATAGAATTATAGAAGTGCATCCAGAAGTGGTTTCGCATAATATGGAAACTGTAAGAAGATTAACTCGTGAAGTTAGAATTCAGGCGAAATACGATAGAAGTTTAGGTGTTTTAAAATACCTAAAAGAAAACGGAATGCGTACCAAAACTGGCTTAATGTTAGGTTTGGGGGAAACTGAAGAGGAAGTAATACAAACCATGAAAGATTTACGTGAAGTAAATTGCGACATTATTACGATTGGTCAATATTTACAACCTACCAAAAAACACTTACCTGTAAAGGAATTTATAACTCCAGAACAATTTAAAAAATACGAAACCTTAGGATTAGAAATGGGTTTTATGTATGTAGAAAGTGGTGCTTTGGTGCGTTCTTCTTACAAAGCACACAAACATGCTATATAA
- a CDS encoding type II toxin-antitoxin system RelE/ParE family toxin, whose product MEFYNIISSKLSDKTYQSNIEYLEELWTIKEVINFIKKTEEVITILKTSPRTFKKYKNHKSIHQIVIVKQITLFYEINEKNVHLLFFFNNYQDPNKIKKLLE is encoded by the coding sequence ATGGAATTTTATAATATTATTTCCTCTAAATTATCTGACAAAACCTACCAAAGTAATATTGAATATTTAGAAGAATTATGGACTATTAAGGAGGTAATTAATTTTATTAAAAAGACGGAAGAAGTAATAACAATACTTAAAACTTCTCCAAGAACATTCAAAAAATACAAAAATCATAAAAGTATACACCAAATAGTAATTGTAAAACAAATTACTTTATTTTATGAAATCAATGAAAAAAATGTTCACCTTTTATTTTTCTTCAATAATTATCAAGACCCAAATAAAATTAAAAAATTATTAGAATAG
- a CDS encoding Nramp family divalent metal transporter: MKKSFLQSIGPGLLFAGAAIGVSHLVQSTKAGAEFGFGLLWALLLVHLFKYPFFQYGPRYAAATGETLLDGYRKLGKGVLVAYYIINFATMFTIQAAVTIVTAGLASQLFGFTNDLVLWSIILLFVSLIFLVVGKYKLLDNVMKYIIVILTISTIIAVLVALFSTKEVFDVTQILPSGTVEITFLIAFLGWMPAPLDVSIWHSIWSVEKDKTTIIKTKPKDAISDFNIGYIGTLFLGICFVLLGALVMYKSGETFSNKGGVFASQLINLYTKNLGDFSYIFIAIAAFTTMFSTTITTLDASPRAMNRTTKLLFNKELKYGYWFWILFLFAGTFLILKYFMDNMGLLVKVATILSFLTAPFYAILNYVLVTGKHMPKQHQPNIYLKGLSIVGIVFLIGFSIWFLMNI, translated from the coding sequence ATGAAAAAATCCTTCTTACAATCTATAGGTCCAGGTTTGTTATTTGCAGGCGCAGCAATTGGGGTTTCTCATTTGGTGCAATCTACAAAAGCAGGTGCCGAATTTGGCTTTGGTTTGTTATGGGCTTTGTTGTTGGTACATCTTTTTAAATATCCGTTTTTTCAATATGGACCACGTTATGCAGCTGCAACAGGAGAAACTTTATTGGATGGTTATCGTAAATTAGGAAAAGGCGTTTTGGTTGCCTATTATATTATTAATTTTGCGACGATGTTTACCATTCAAGCTGCTGTAACCATTGTTACTGCTGGTTTGGCTTCACAATTATTTGGCTTTACAAACGATTTGGTTTTATGGTCTATCATTTTGTTATTTGTTAGTTTAATTTTTTTAGTTGTCGGAAAATATAAGTTATTAGATAATGTAATGAAATACATTATTGTTATCCTAACAATTAGTACCATTATTGCAGTTTTAGTGGCACTTTTTAGCACCAAAGAAGTTTTTGATGTTACTCAAATTTTACCATCAGGAACTGTAGAAATCACTTTTTTAATCGCATTTTTAGGTTGGATGCCTGCTCCTTTAGATGTTTCCATTTGGCATTCTATTTGGTCTGTGGAAAAAGACAAAACAACCATTATAAAAACCAAACCAAAAGACGCAATTTCCGACTTTAATATTGGTTATATTGGCACCCTATTTTTAGGAATTTGCTTTGTACTTTTAGGAGCATTAGTCATGTACAAATCTGGAGAAACCTTCTCGAACAAAGGAGGTGTTTTTGCTTCGCAATTGATAAACTTGTACACCAAAAATTTAGGTGATTTTTCTTATATTTTTATTGCAATTGCTGCGTTTACAACTATGTTTAGTACTACCATTACTACTTTAGATGCTTCTCCAAGAGCCATGAATAGAACCACAAAACTGTTATTTAACAAAGAATTAAAATATGGTTATTGGTTTTGGATTCTTTTCCTTTTTGCAGGTACTTTTTTAATTTTGAAATATTTTATGGATAATATGGGACTTTTAGTAAAAGTTGCTACTATTTTATCTTTTTTAACAGCGCCATTTTATGCGATTCTAAACTATGTTTTAGTCACTGGAAAACATATGCCAAAACAACATCAACCTAATATTTATTTAAAAGGTTTAAGTATTGTAGGTATTGTGTTTTTAATCGGATTTAGTATTTGGTTTTTGATGAATATATAA
- a CDS encoding RNA polymerase sigma factor, giving the protein MEIDNTKIEQNITKAKNGNQAAFRFLLDSFWGDVYNYQLKRTKSENDAEDIAIQTFSKAFDKINSFDEKYVFKTWLITISKNVHIDLLRKKNSSISVETTKEQEDKVYLVVDENPTPEDKIIREQNLAKLLRDIKQLKPKYQEVIQLRYFQELSYKEISEHINEPINNVKVKLLRAKKLLSEIIKES; this is encoded by the coding sequence TTGGAAATAGACAACACAAAAATTGAACAAAATATTACAAAAGCGAAAAATGGCAATCAGGCTGCATTTCGTTTTCTGTTAGATTCTTTTTGGGGAGATGTTTACAACTATCAATTAAAACGCACGAAAAGCGAAAATGATGCAGAAGATATTGCCATTCAAACTTTTTCGAAAGCGTTTGACAAAATAAATAGTTTTGATGAAAAATACGTTTTTAAAACATGGTTAATTACTATTTCTAAAAATGTTCATATCGACTTACTTCGCAAAAAAAACAGTTCTATTTCTGTGGAAACAACCAAAGAACAAGAAGATAAAGTTTATTTGGTGGTTGATGAAAATCCAACGCCAGAAGACAAAATAATTCGAGAACAAAATTTAGCAAAATTGTTAAGAGACATTAAACAATTAAAGCCTAAATACCAAGAAGTTATTCAGTTGCGTTATTTCCAAGAATTAAGTTACAAAGAAATTTCTGAACATATTAACGAACCAATAAACAACGTAAAAGTAAAGCTTTTACGTGCTAAAAAATTGTTGTCCGAGATAATTAAGGAGTCTTAA
- a CDS encoding glycosyltransferase, whose product MILPVLFYVFVVFAGIQIVYYLVFSSFLFFDKKQQKKYVKEIPISVIICAKNEAKNLQKFLPFIIEQNYSDFEIVLINDASSDKTREIMEEFKKKHANIKIINVENIEAFWGNKKYALTLGIKAAKNEHLLFTDADCKPISKNWIAEMSKNFTREKSIILGYGKYKKEKNLVNLFVRFETLLTAIQYFGYAKLGSPYMAVGRNLAYKKAEFFSVKGFINHIHIKSGDDDLFIKDAANKKNTIICTKEDSFTISKAPKSFKEWFRQKRRHISTSKHYKFKHQFFLGLFFVSKVLFFSLATTLFFYDSWEIILSIVLGYYFIQFLVVGFSAKKLKEPQIIFLLPFLEIGLLLFQFIIFITNLISKPNHWK is encoded by the coding sequence ATGATTTTACCTGTACTTTTCTACGTCTTTGTAGTTTTTGCAGGCATACAAATCGTATATTATCTTGTTTTTTCCTCTTTTTTATTTTTTGATAAAAAACAGCAAAAAAAATATGTGAAAGAAATTCCTATTTCTGTTATTATTTGCGCAAAAAACGAAGCTAAAAATCTACAAAAATTTCTTCCTTTTATTATTGAACAAAATTATTCCGATTTTGAAATTGTTCTCATAAACGACGCTTCTTCAGATAAAACTCGAGAAATAATGGAAGAATTCAAGAAAAAACATGCCAACATAAAAATAATTAATGTAGAAAATATTGAAGCTTTTTGGGGAAATAAAAAATACGCATTAACACTAGGAATAAAAGCCGCTAAAAACGAACATTTACTCTTTACAGATGCCGATTGTAAACCCATTTCCAAAAATTGGATTGCAGAAATGAGCAAGAATTTCACGCGAGAAAAATCGATTATATTAGGATATGGAAAATACAAAAAAGAGAAAAATTTAGTAAACCTATTTGTTCGTTTTGAAACATTGTTAACTGCAATTCAATATTTTGGTTATGCAAAGTTAGGTTCTCCTTACATGGCTGTTGGTAGAAATTTAGCGTACAAAAAAGCTGAGTTTTTTAGTGTGAAAGGTTTTATAAACCATATACATATTAAATCTGGTGATGACGATTTATTTATTAAAGATGCTGCAAATAAGAAAAATACCATTATTTGTACAAAAGAAGATAGTTTTACAATTTCCAAAGCTCCAAAATCATTTAAAGAATGGTTTCGTCAAAAAAGGAGACATATTTCTACTTCCAAACATTATAAATTTAAACATCAATTCTTTTTAGGACTCTTCTTTGTCTCTAAAGTACTATTTTTCTCTTTGGCAACTACTCTATTTTTCTATGATTCTTGGGAAATTATCCTATCGATTGTTTTGGGGTATTATTTCATTCAATTTTTAGTCGTTGGCTTTTCAGCAAAAAAATTAAAAGAACCACAAATTATCTTTTTGTTACCTTTTTTAGAAATTGGATTATTATTATTTCAATTTATTATATTTATAACTAATTTGATTTCAAAACCCAATCATTGGAAATAG
- a CDS encoding membrane or secreted protein: MKLFFITLGLLALAVLGIAIKIWAKKDGKFAGTCASQNPMLNQEGEACGFCGKTPDQFENCSEPQHN, translated from the coding sequence ATGAAATTATTTTTTATCACATTAGGTTTATTAGCCCTTGCTGTTCTTGGAATTGCAATAAAAATTTGGGCAAAAAAAGATGGTAAATTTGCAGGAACTTGTGCAAGCCAAAATCCAATGTTAAATCAAGAAGGTGAAGCTTGTGGTTTTTGTGGAAAAACACCAGATCAGTTCGAAAATTGTTCTGAACCTCAACATAACTAA
- the murB gene encoding UDP-N-acetylmuramate dehydrogenase → MKVQQNISLKNYNTFGISTNAKRFVSISSYYDLQQLIKVEKDLFLISGGSNMLLTKDIEKLVVHIDMKGISIDNEDDNFVYITVNAGENWHEFVLFCIAENYGGIENLSLIPGNVGTCPIQNIGAYGVEVKDTIIKVEAIEIETGKRVTFSNKDCEFGYRNSIFKNKLKGKVILTAVSFKLTKKKHQLNTSYGAIEAELASKNIRKPTLKDISDAVIAIRKSKLPDPKEIGNSGSFFKNPVISKEQFLKLQKEYPNIPFYEIKPFDCAQGDITYKVPAGWLVEQSGFKGKRFGDAGVHEKQALVLVNYGNASGEEIYALAKKIQKKISKKFRIPLEIEVNVI, encoded by the coding sequence TTGAAAGTCCAACAAAACATATCACTTAAAAATTACAATACGTTTGGTATTTCTACAAATGCCAAACGTTTTGTTTCTATATCTTCTTATTACGATTTACAACAATTGATAAAAGTTGAAAAAGACCTTTTTTTAATTTCTGGCGGAAGTAATATGTTACTTACTAAAGATATCGAAAAATTGGTTGTTCATATTGATATGAAAGGAATTTCTATTGATAATGAAGATGATAATTTTGTGTATATTACTGTTAATGCTGGTGAAAACTGGCACGAATTCGTCCTGTTTTGTATTGCTGAAAATTATGGGGGAATTGAAAATTTATCTTTAATTCCTGGCAATGTTGGTACATGTCCAATTCAAAATATTGGTGCTTATGGAGTTGAAGTTAAAGATACCATTATAAAAGTAGAAGCCATTGAAATTGAAACAGGTAAAAGAGTTACTTTTTCAAATAAAGATTGTGAGTTTGGATATCGAAATTCAATTTTTAAAAACAAATTAAAAGGAAAAGTAATTTTAACTGCGGTTAGTTTTAAATTAACGAAGAAAAAACATCAATTAAATACTTCTTATGGAGCCATTGAAGCTGAATTAGCTTCAAAAAACATTAGAAAACCTACTTTAAAAGACATTTCTGATGCTGTTATTGCCATTAGAAAATCGAAACTTCCAGATCCAAAAGAAATTGGAAACAGTGGTAGTTTTTTTAAGAATCCTGTAATTTCTAAAGAACAGTTTTTAAAACTTCAAAAAGAATATCCAAACATTCCATTTTACGAAATAAAACCTTTCGACTGTGCTCAAGGAGACATTACCTACAAAGTTCCTGCTGGTTGGTTGGTAGAACAAAGTGGCTTTAAAGGAAAACGTTTTGGCGATGCTGGTGTTCACGAAAAACAAGCATTGGTTTTAGTAAATTATGGCAATGCTTCTGGTGAAGAAATTTACGCACTTGCTAAAAAAATTCAAAAAAAGATTTCAAAGAAGTTTAGAATTCCTTTAGAAATTGAAGTAAATGTAATTTAA
- a CDS encoding pyridoxal phosphate-dependent aminotransferase: MPSISRKGTQMPESPIRKLVPYAEDAKKRGVNVFHLNIGQPDIKTPQVALDAVKNNTIETLSYARSEGSEAYRTKLAKYYINNNIPVNSNNIVITTGGSEALLFTIGSITDPGDEIIIPEPFYANYNGFSTASGVTVVPVISKIENNFALPKIEDFEKLITEKTKAILICNPGNPTGYLYSEEEIEKLKKIVLKHDLYLIADEVYREFAYDGLKHTSVLSLEGLDQHAIVIDSVSKRYSMCGARIGCIVSKNENFIKTAIKFAQARLSPPTYALLASEAALDTPQSYFDAVIEEYVSRRNTLITELEKINGVKVAKPKGAFYCVAQLPVKDSDAFAQWLLEDFNLNNETVMVAPASGFYSTEGEGKNQIRMAYVLNKNDLKRSVKILAEALKQYKN; this comes from the coding sequence ATGCCATCAATATCTAGAAAAGGAACACAAATGCCAGAATCGCCAATTAGAAAATTGGTACCTTATGCAGAAGATGCTAAAAAAAGAGGAGTGAATGTTTTTCACTTAAATATTGGTCAGCCAGATATTAAAACACCTCAAGTAGCTTTAGATGCTGTAAAAAACAACACTATAGAAACCTTATCTTATGCACGATCTGAAGGCTCTGAAGCATACAGAACCAAATTAGCAAAATATTATATAAATAACAACATTCCTGTTAACTCAAACAATATTGTAATAACAACTGGTGGTTCTGAAGCATTGCTTTTTACCATTGGAAGTATTACAGATCCAGGAGACGAAATTATTATTCCAGAACCATTTTATGCAAACTATAATGGTTTTTCTACGGCTTCTGGAGTAACAGTAGTTCCTGTAATTTCTAAAATTGAAAATAATTTTGCACTGCCAAAAATTGAAGATTTTGAGAAATTAATTACAGAAAAAACCAAAGCAATTTTAATTTGTAATCCTGGAAACCCAACTGGTTATTTATATTCTGAAGAAGAAATCGAAAAATTGAAAAAGATTGTCTTAAAACACGATTTATATTTAATTGCAGATGAAGTGTATAGAGAATTTGCCTACGATGGTTTAAAACACACTTCTGTTTTATCTTTAGAAGGTTTAGACCAACATGCCATTGTTATCGATTCTGTTTCGAAACGTTATAGTATGTGTGGTGCAAGAATTGGTTGTATTGTTTCAAAAAATGAAAATTTTATAAAAACGGCAATTAAATTTGCGCAAGCAAGATTAAGTCCTCCAACATATGCATTATTGGCAAGTGAAGCAGCTTTAGATACACCACAATCTTATTTTGATGCTGTTATCGAAGAATATGTTTCTCGAAGAAATACATTAATTACAGAATTAGAAAAAATTAATGGCGTAAAAGTTGCCAAACCTAAAGGTGCTTTTTACTGTGTTGCCCAACTACCAGTAAAAGATTCTGATGCTTTTGCACAATGGCTATTAGAAGATTTTAATTTGAATAACGAAACAGTAATGGTTGCTCCTGCAAGTGGGTTTTACTCGACAGAAGGAGAAGGAAAAAACCAAATTAGAATGGCGTACGTTTTAAATAAAAACGATTTAAAACGTTCTGTAAAAATTTTAGCAGAAGCTTTAAAACAATATAAAAATTAA
- a CDS encoding aspartyl protease family protein, translating to MKKIIISLIFLLLMIVPENYGQKGFRFLNADAKKERIKFRLINNLIIIPIEINGKELSFILDSGVNKTIIFNLSENDSIGLSNPKKVALRGLGGGESVDALLSKNNKLSLNGIVGFNETLYVILEDYFDLSSKMGTTIHGIIGYNLLKNFIIKINYRTKVLHFYNAKTYSYKKCRKCEVLPIQFYRKKPYVNVKVQLDTIRKKLTDVKLLIDSGGSDALWLFEHTKKDIVTPKRYFKDILGEGLSGAIFGNRSRIPKLVIGNFNIKEPTVSFLDTTSTKNARKFKKRNGSIGGNVLKRFKIWLDYPNSQIMLKKNGSFKQDFNYNMSGLDVVYDGKQLVKEESVKKLTDRYNNKVNGNNTISFVTNFSYKFRPSFKIRTVVMGSPAFRAGLKPEDVIVKINRKPAHNYTLNDIVNKFKERHNKRIRITVNRKGIILKFEFRLQKKV from the coding sequence TTGAAAAAAATAATAATTTCTTTAATTTTTTTATTGTTGATGATAGTTCCTGAAAACTATGGTCAGAAAGGTTTTCGTTTTTTAAATGCTGATGCTAAAAAAGAACGGATAAAGTTTAGGTTAATTAACAATTTAATTATAATTCCTATAGAAATTAATGGAAAAGAACTTTCCTTTATTTTAGATTCTGGTGTAAACAAAACCATTATTTTTAATTTATCGGAAAACGATAGTATTGGTTTATCAAACCCTAAAAAAGTAGCTTTAAGAGGTTTGGGAGGAGGAGAGTCTGTAGATGCATTATTGTCTAAAAACAACAAACTATCGCTAAATGGAATTGTTGGTTTTAATGAAACCTTATATGTAATTTTAGAAGATTATTTTGATTTGTCCAGTAAAATGGGCACAACAATTCATGGTATTATTGGGTATAATTTATTGAAGAATTTTATTATAAAAATAAATTACAGAACAAAAGTTTTACATTTTTATAATGCCAAAACATACTCATATAAAAAATGCCGAAAGTGCGAGGTTTTACCAATTCAATTTTATCGAAAAAAACCCTATGTTAATGTAAAAGTTCAGTTAGATACGATTAGAAAAAAATTAACAGATGTAAAATTATTAATTGATTCTGGTGGAAGTGATGCCCTTTGGTTATTTGAACATACAAAAAAAGACATTGTAACTCCAAAACGCTATTTTAAAGATATTTTAGGAGAAGGTTTAAGTGGGGCTATATTTGGCAACAGAAGTAGAATTCCAAAATTAGTAATTGGCAATTTTAATATAAAAGAACCAACTGTTTCTTTTTTAGATACGACTTCCACAAAGAATGCGAGAAAATTTAAAAAAAGAAACGGAAGTATTGGAGGGAATGTTCTAAAGCGATTTAAGATTTGGTTAGATTATCCTAATAGCCAAATTATGCTAAAAAAAAATGGTTCTTTTAAACAAGATTTTAATTACAATATGAGTGGTTTAGATGTTGTTTATGATGGGAAACAATTGGTAAAAGAAGAATCCGTAAAAAAGCTTACAGATAGATATAACAATAAAGTTAATGGAAATAATACAATTTCTTTTGTAACTAATTTTTCTTATAAATTTAGGCCTTCATTTAAAATAAGAACAGTTGTTATGGGGTCACCAGCATTTAGAGCGGGTTTAAAACCAGAGGATGTAATTGTTAAAATTAATAGAAAACCTGCTCATAATTATACTTTAAACGACATTGTAAATAAATTTAAAGAAAGGCATAATAAAAGAATTCGAATTACTGTAAATAGAAAAGGAATAATCTTAAAGTTCGAATTTAGGTTGCAAAAAAAGGTTTAA
- a CDS encoding DUF1573 domain-containing protein — translation MKTFGIFIVVLFISFSINAQEFKFEKETIDYGKVAKNSNGVRTFIFTNVGDAPLIIDRIQSSCGCTVPEKPEKPIMPGEKGKIKVSYDTKKPGGFSKQITIFSNAKTPRKIIKIKGFVAKGISLEKEKSLLSEDN, via the coding sequence ATGAAAACTTTCGGAATCTTTATAGTCGTACTTTTTATTTCATTTTCTATAAATGCTCAAGAATTTAAATTCGAAAAAGAAACAATTGACTATGGAAAAGTCGCAAAAAACTCTAATGGCGTTCGAACATTTATTTTTACAAATGTGGGTGACGCTCCATTAATTATAGACAGAATACAGTCTTCTTGTGGTTGTACAGTTCCAGAAAAACCAGAAAAACCTATAATGCCTGGCGAAAAAGGTAAAATTAAAGTTTCTTACGACACTAAAAAACCTGGTGGATTTTCGAAACAAATAACTATTTTCTCGAATGCGAAAACACCTAGAAAAATAATAAAAATAAAAGGTTTTGTCGCAAAAGGAATTTCTTTAGAAAAAGAAAAAAGCTTGTTATCGGAAGATAATTAA